The following proteins are encoded in a genomic region of Danio rerio strain Tuebingen ecotype United States chromosome 16, GRCz12tu, whole genome shotgun sequence:
- the fxyd7 gene encoding FXYD domain containing ion transport regulator 7 isoform 1 (isoform 1 is encoded by transcript variant 1), translated as MEASTGSYTHLDQSAFHYDYETLRTTGVILAVVMFVSGILIALNLVQWKALRRQKFPLKQCKADGVSERPISARGNAQTHKVTYRNERESRTCLTSFCNFSLNADLLLYF; from the exons ATGGAAGCCTCAACAG GGTCATACACGCATCTTGACCAGAGTGCCTTTCATTATG ATTATGAGACGTTGCGGACCACGGGGGTCATCCTAGCTGTGGTTATGTTTGTAAGTGGGATCCTCATCGCACTGA ATCTAGTCCAGTGGAAGGCCCTCCGAAGACAGAAG tTCCCCCTCAAACAGTGTAAAGCAGATGGCGTATCAGAGCGGCCCATTTCAGCGAGAGGAAATGCTCAGACGCACAAGGTTACTTACAGGAATGAGAGGGAAAGCAGAACATGCTTGACCTCTTTTTGTAACTTCAGCCTAAATGCTGATCTACTGCTGTATTTTTAG
- the fxyd7 gene encoding FXYD domain containing ion transport regulator 7 isoform 2 (isoform 2 is encoded by transcript variant 2), which produces MEASTGSYTHLDQSAFHYDYETLRTTGVILAVVMFVSGILIALSKKCKCSKSKSSPVEGPPKTEVPPQTV; this is translated from the exons ATGGAAGCCTCAACAG GGTCATACACGCATCTTGACCAGAGTGCCTTTCATTATG ATTATGAGACGTTGCGGACCACGGGGGTCATCCTAGCTGTGGTTATGTTTGTAAGTGGGATCCTCATCGCACTGA GTAAAAAGTGCAAATGCTCAAAATCCAA ATCTAGTCCAGTGGAAGGCCCTCCGAAGACAGAAG tTCCCCCTCAAACAGTGTAA
- the fxyd6l gene encoding FXYD domain containing ion transport regulator 6 like isoform X3 gives MELCVAAALLSFFTPALGSAFGRVMPASKMDEIHESDKPFHYDYESLRIGGMVFAVILFLMGIFLIVSRKCRCKGNKSKPVGIDAEAARGAK, from the exons ATGGAACTTTGTGTTGCTGCAGCGCTTTTGTCCTTCTTCACTCCAGCTTTGG GATCAGCTTTTGGCAGGGTAATGCCAG CCTCCAAAATGGATGAGATTCATG AGTCAGACAAGCCATTTCATTATG ATTATGAATCTCTGAGGATCGGTGGTATGGTCTTTGCCGTGATCCTCTTCCTGATGGGGATCTTCCTTATTGTCA GCCGGAAATGCCGCTGCAAAGGGAACAAGTCAAA GCCAGTTGGAATTGACGCAGAGGCAGCCAGAG GTGCAAAATGA
- the fxyd6l gene encoding FXYD domain containing ion transport regulator 6 like isoform 2 (isoform 2 is encoded by transcript variant 3) — MFGSTTPDKMELCVAAALLSFFTPALASKMDEIHESDKPFHYDYESLRIGGMVFAVILFLMGIFLIVSRKCRCKGNKSKPVGIDAEAARGAK, encoded by the exons acaaGATGGAACTTTGTGTTGCTGCAGCGCTTTTGTCCTTCTTCACTCCAGCTTTGG CCTCCAAAATGGATGAGATTCATG AGTCAGACAAGCCATTTCATTATG ATTATGAATCTCTGAGGATCGGTGGTATGGTCTTTGCCGTGATCCTCTTCCTGATGGGGATCTTCCTTATTGTCA GCCGGAAATGCCGCTGCAAAGGGAACAAGTCAAA GCCAGTTGGAATTGACGCAGAGGCAGCCAGAG GTGCAAAATGA
- the fxyd6l gene encoding FXYD domain containing ion transport regulator 6 like isoform X1, whose product MFGSTTPDKMELCVAAALLSFFTPALGSAFGRVMPASKMDEIHESDKPFHYDYESLRIGGMVFAVILFLMGIFLIVSRKCRCKGNKSKPVGIDAEAARGAK is encoded by the exons acaaGATGGAACTTTGTGTTGCTGCAGCGCTTTTGTCCTTCTTCACTCCAGCTTTGG GATCAGCTTTTGGCAGGGTAATGCCAG CCTCCAAAATGGATGAGATTCATG AGTCAGACAAGCCATTTCATTATG ATTATGAATCTCTGAGGATCGGTGGTATGGTCTTTGCCGTGATCCTCTTCCTGATGGGGATCTTCCTTATTGTCA GCCGGAAATGCCGCTGCAAAGGGAACAAGTCAAA GCCAGTTGGAATTGACGCAGAGGCAGCCAGAG GTGCAAAATGA
- the fxyd6l gene encoding FXYD domain containing ion transport regulator 6 like isoform X5 produces the protein MFGSTTPDKMELCVAAALLSFFTPALASKMDEIHDYESLRIGGMVFAVILFLMGIFLIVSRKCRCKGNKSKPVGIDAEAARGAK, from the exons acaaGATGGAACTTTGTGTTGCTGCAGCGCTTTTGTCCTTCTTCACTCCAGCTTTGG CCTCCAAAATGGATGAGATTCATG ATTATGAATCTCTGAGGATCGGTGGTATGGTCTTTGCCGTGATCCTCTTCCTGATGGGGATCTTCCTTATTGTCA GCCGGAAATGCCGCTGCAAAGGGAACAAGTCAAA GCCAGTTGGAATTGACGCAGAGGCAGCCAGAG GTGCAAAATGA
- the fxyd6l gene encoding FXYD domain containing ion transport regulator 6 like isoform X6 → MELCVAAALLSFFTPALASKMDEIHESDKPFHYDYESLRIGGMVFAVILFLMGIFLIVSRKCRCKGNKSKPVGIDAEAARGAK, encoded by the exons ATGGAACTTTGTGTTGCTGCAGCGCTTTTGTCCTTCTTCACTCCAGCTTTGG CCTCCAAAATGGATGAGATTCATG AGTCAGACAAGCCATTTCATTATG ATTATGAATCTCTGAGGATCGGTGGTATGGTCTTTGCCGTGATCCTCTTCCTGATGGGGATCTTCCTTATTGTCA GCCGGAAATGCCGCTGCAAAGGGAACAAGTCAAA GCCAGTTGGAATTGACGCAGAGGCAGCCAGAG GTGCAAAATGA
- the fxyd6l gene encoding FXYD domain containing ion transport regulator 6 like isoform X7, which yields MELCVAAALLSFFTPALASKMDEIHDYESLRIGGMVFAVILFLMGIFLIVSRKCRCKGNKSKPVGIDAEAARGAK from the exons ATGGAACTTTGTGTTGCTGCAGCGCTTTTGTCCTTCTTCACTCCAGCTTTGG CCTCCAAAATGGATGAGATTCATG ATTATGAATCTCTGAGGATCGGTGGTATGGTCTTTGCCGTGATCCTCTTCCTGATGGGGATCTTCCTTATTGTCA GCCGGAAATGCCGCTGCAAAGGGAACAAGTCAAA GCCAGTTGGAATTGACGCAGAGGCAGCCAGAG GTGCAAAATGA
- the fxyd6l gene encoding FXYD domain containing ion transport regulator 6 like isoform X2: MFGSTTPDKMELCVAAALLSFFTPALGSAFGRVMPASKMDEIHDYESLRIGGMVFAVILFLMGIFLIVSRKCRCKGNKSKPVGIDAEAARGAK, encoded by the exons acaaGATGGAACTTTGTGTTGCTGCAGCGCTTTTGTCCTTCTTCACTCCAGCTTTGG GATCAGCTTTTGGCAGGGTAATGCCAG CCTCCAAAATGGATGAGATTCATG ATTATGAATCTCTGAGGATCGGTGGTATGGTCTTTGCCGTGATCCTCTTCCTGATGGGGATCTTCCTTATTGTCA GCCGGAAATGCCGCTGCAAAGGGAACAAGTCAAA GCCAGTTGGAATTGACGCAGAGGCAGCCAGAG GTGCAAAATGA
- the fxyd6l gene encoding FXYD domain containing ion transport regulator 6 like isoform X4 has product MELCVAAALLSFFTPALGSAFGRVMPASKMDEIHDYESLRIGGMVFAVILFLMGIFLIVSRKCRCKGNKSKPVGIDAEAARGAK; this is encoded by the exons ATGGAACTTTGTGTTGCTGCAGCGCTTTTGTCCTTCTTCACTCCAGCTTTGG GATCAGCTTTTGGCAGGGTAATGCCAG CCTCCAAAATGGATGAGATTCATG ATTATGAATCTCTGAGGATCGGTGGTATGGTCTTTGCCGTGATCCTCTTCCTGATGGGGATCTTCCTTATTGTCA GCCGGAAATGCCGCTGCAAAGGGAACAAGTCAAA GCCAGTTGGAATTGACGCAGAGGCAGCCAGAG GTGCAAAATGA